A single genomic interval of Salmo trutta chromosome 13, fSalTru1.1, whole genome shotgun sequence harbors:
- the LOC115204894 gene encoding microtubule-associated proteins 1A/1B light chain 3C-like isoform X1, producing the protein MLFRVTRKHEVCSICIKFPNKLPVIVERYPHEMTLHLLDKTKFLVPFELTLGQFLCLLRSKIDLESTQAMYLLVSERSMSCMSSSMGEVYFL; encoded by the exons ATGCTTTTTCGAGTTACAAGAAAACATGAAGTGTGCAGTATTTGTATTAAATTCCCAAACAAGTTACCT GTGATCGTAGAGCGTTACCCCCATGAGATGACCCTTCACCTACTGGACAAGACCAAATTCCTGGTTCCATTCGAGCTGACCTTGGGTCAGTTCCTCTGTCTACTCAG GAGTAAGATTGACTTGGAGTCCACCCAGGCTATGTATCTGTTGGTGTCGGAGAGGAGCATGTCCTGCATGTCGTCCAGTATGGGAGAGGTCTACTtcctgtaa
- the LOC115204894 gene encoding microtubule-associated proteins 1A/1B light chain 3C-like isoform X2, which produces MELMPFKLRKYLERYPHEMTLHLLDKTKFLVPFELTLGQFLCLLRSKIDLESTQAMYLLVSERSMSCMSSSMGEVYFL; this is translated from the exons ATGGAGCTGATGCCTTTCAAGCTAAGAAAATACCTTG AGCGTTACCCCCATGAGATGACCCTTCACCTACTGGACAAGACCAAATTCCTGGTTCCATTCGAGCTGACCTTGGGTCAGTTCCTCTGTCTACTCAG GAGTAAGATTGACTTGGAGTCCACCCAGGCTATGTATCTGTTGGTGTCGGAGAGGAGCATGTCCTGCATGTCGTCCAGTATGGGAGAGGTCTACTtcctgtaa